A window of the Brassica napus cultivar Da-Ae chromosome A2, Da-Ae, whole genome shotgun sequence genome harbors these coding sequences:
- the LOC106426428 gene encoding F-box/FBD/LRR-repeat protein At5g56420: MDRLTQLPDDLLIKILSFVPTKGVVATSILSKRWLPLWTLVPSLVFEDFSEEEDEEINEIHVRSLSQFVSGTLLLHKATVLERFHLNSASECSAWEIGLWVKIAVDRFVRDLKISFCYDHFLVNLPSRLFRCETLETLQLRMVILSGVPCRLSFPSLTKLRLLSVKYSDDESFSRLVSNCPILEDLVVETCHGDNVATFTVNLPSLQSLSVRNTVRESPPDDHLFVIHSQSLKQLNIVDYFGELKLIGNLPKLVEANLQSMSYHTNVLESFTFVRRLYVCLDGEAQYPRGTVLFQLVRLELCSCIDSWTDMLVSLLQHSPKLQALKLVLKHWVLVDRKVRWMQPRRVPECLLLHLKTFEWSDYEGTKVEKEVAIYILKNAKLLVSATIYPFSVSLVRKHQMFKELEIATRSLRACELTMG, encoded by the exons ATGGATAGGTTAACTCAATTGCCAGATGATTTACTCATCAAGATACTGTCCTTTGTCCCGACCAAAGGTGTCGTGGCTACGAGCATTTTGTCTAAACGATGGCTGCCTCTTTGGACACTGGTGCCAAGTCTTGTCTTTGAGGATTTCTcagaggaggaagatgaagagattAATGAAATCCATGTCAGAAGCCTGTCGCAGTTTGTGTCAGGGACTTTGCTATTACACAAAGCAACTGTCCTAGAAAGGTTTCATCTCAACAGCGCGTCAGAATGTAGCGCTTGGGAGATTGGTTTATGGGTTAAAATCGCAGTCGATCGCTTTGTGCGTgacttgaaaataagttttTGTTATGATCATTTTCTTGTTAACTTGCCGAGTAGGTTGTTTAGATGCGAGACACTTGAGACTTTACAACTCCGTATGGTGATTCTCTCGGGAGTTCCTTGTCGGTTAAGCTTTCCATCCCTCACGAAGTTGCGCCTTCTATCTGTCAAGTACTCAGACGATGAATCTTTCTCTAGGCTTGTTTCAAACTGTCCCATCCTTGAAGATTTAGTTGTAGAGACTTGTCACGGAGACAATGTGGCAACTTTCACCGTGAACTTGCCTTCCTTACAGAGTTTATCCGTTAGGAATACGGTACGAGAGTCCCCACCTGACGATCATTTGTTCGTGATACATTCCCAGTCTTTGAAGCAGTTGAACATTGTGGACTACTTTGGTGAACTTAAACTAATCGGTAATCTTCCGAAACTTGTCGAGGCAAATCTTCAATCTATGTCCTACCACACCAATGTTCTGGAGTCTTTTACCTTTGTCAGGCGTCTTTATGTATGCTTAGATGGAGAG GCTCAGTATCCTCGTGGTACAGTTTTGTTTCAGCTAGTGCGTTTGGAGCTATGTTCATGTATAGATAGCTGGACGGATATGCTTGTGAGTCTGCTCCAACATTCTCCTAAACTACAAGCTCTCAAGCTTGTCCTG AAGCATTGGGTGCTTGTGGATCGTAAGGTTCGTTGGATGCAACCGAGGCGTGTTCCTGAATGTTTGTTGTTACATCTCAAAACTTTCGAGTGGAGTGACTATGAAGGCACAAaagttgagaaagaagtggcGATTTATATTTTGAAGAATGCGAAGCTGTTAGTGAGTGCAACTATCTATCCTTTCTCAGTCAGCTTGGTGCGCAAACACCAGATGTTTAAGGAACTGGAAATTGCGACCAGGAGTTTAAGAGCATGTGAGCTTACAATGGGCTGA
- the LOC106389443 gene encoding inactive protein kinase SELMODRAFT_444075, which translates to MKHKGCKERSVVVGKKVMVAVRASKETSKAALLWTLTHVVQPGDRIRLLVVVPSNYTSKNIWGFSRLTTNCALGHGRFLAGTNSDQKDDIHESVSQMMFQLQNVYDADKINVRIKIVFASPDGVIATEAKKSKSNWVVLDRGLKYEKKCCIDQLECNLVVIKKSQPKVIRLNLVKNADTEHLEAISRLTTKSILSRRSSRPGRKLREPFVTPASSPDQEGSDMGTSSISSSDAGASPFLASQVFEGLNPWVSDGNKSFFESDTDSNGENWSPISMASSSSSHPVKISNILSPSGDLTIPHTETPRKSRFASVLRLGSSKKEPDVRKPDTCLNKSVREVVSLSRKPAPGPPPLCSICQHKAPKFGNPLRWFTYGELETATKGFSKGSFLAEGGFGSVHRGTLPDGQIIAVKQYKIASTQGDKEFCSEVEVLSCAQHRNVVMLIGLCVEDGKRLLVYEYICYGSLHSHLYGLGKEPLGWSARQKIAVGAARGLRYLHEECRVGCIVHRDMRPNNILLTHDFEPLVGDFGLARWQPDGDKGVETRVIGTFGYLAPEYAQSGQITEKADVYSFGVVLVELITGRKAMDIKRPKGQQCLTEWARPLLQKQAMRELLDPRLMNCYSEQEVYCMALCAYLCIRRDPNSRPRMSQVLRMLEGDVVMSPI; encoded by the exons ATGAAGCATAAGGGTTGTAAAGAGAGAAGTGTAGTAGTGGGGAAGAAAGTAATGGTAGCTGTTAGAGCTTCAAAGGAAACCTCAAAAGCAGCTCTTCTATGGACTTTGACTCATGTTGTTCAACCTGGAGATCGAATCaggcttcttgttgttgttcctTCCAATTACACAA GTAAAAATATTTGGGGGTTTTCGAGACTAACCACCAATTGTGCATTAGGACATGGAAGATTTCTTGCTGGAACTAATTCAGACCAAAAAGATGATATTCATGAGTCTGTTTCTCAGATGATGTTCCAGTTACAAAATGTTTATGATGCAGACAAG ATAAACGTCAGAATCAAAATTGTTTTTGCTTCACCTGATGGAGTCATTGCTACTGAAGCCAAGAAATCCAAATCAAACTGGGTGGTTTTAGACAG GGGACTGAAGTATGAGAAAAAATGCTGTATTGACCAACTTGAGTGCAATCTTGTTGTAATCAAGAAGTCACAACCAAAGGTTATTCGTCTCAACTTGGTGAAGAATGCAGATACAGAGCATCTAGAAGCTATTTCCAGGCTAACCACAAAGTCTATCCTCTCCCGGAGAAGCTCAAGACCTGGAAGAAAGCTGAGGGAACCCTTTGTGACTCCAGCTAGCAGTCCAGACCAAGAAGGTTCTGATATGGGGACTTCATCAATATCTAGCTCTGATGCAGGAGCTTCACCGTTTCTTGCTTCTCAAGTCTTTGAAGGCCTTAACCCATGGGTCAGTGATGGAAACAAGAGTTTCTTTGAATCTGATACTGACTCAAATGGAGAAAACTGGAGTCCTATATCAATGGCCTCCTCCTCATCTTCCCATCCTGTGAAAATATCTAATATCCTGAGTCCCAGTGGTGATCTGACAATACCTCATACAGAAACTCCAAGAAAATCAAGATTTGCTTCGGTTCTAAGACTCGGTTCATCCAAGAAAGAACCTGATGTCCGTAAACCGGATACATGCTTAAATAAAAGCGTGAGGGAAGTGGTTTCCTTATCAAGAAAGCCAGCTCCTGGACCTCCTCCACTATGTTCCATATGTCAACACAAGGCACCTAAATTCGGAAACCCTCTGAGATGGTTCACTTATGGAGAGCTGGAGACAGCAACAAAGGGTTTCTCTAAAGGGAGTTTCTTGGCTGAAGGTGGGTTTGGTTCTGTTCACAGAGGAACTTTACCAGATGGTCAAATCATTGCTGTGAAACAGTATAAGATTGCTAGCACACAAGGTGATAAAGAGTTTTGCTCTGAAGTTGAGGTCTTAAGCTGTGCACAACATAGGAATGTTGTAATGCTCATTGGACTATGTGTGGAGGATGGGAAGAGACTGCTGGTTTATGAGTATATCTGCTATGGTTCTTTGCATTCTCATCTTTATG GTTTGGGGAAAGAGCCGTTAGGATGGTCAGCGCGGCAAAAGATTGCGGTTGGAGCAGCTCGTGGGTTGAGATACCTTCATGAAGAGTGTAGAGTTGGTTGCATTGTTCATAGGGATATGCGTCCTAACAACATTCTCCTCACTCATGACTTTGagcctttg GTTGGAGATTTTGGACTAGCGAGATGGCAACCAGATGGAGATAAAGGAGTGGAGACAAGAGTAATTGGAACTTTTGG gtACTTAGCACCTGAATATGCACAAAGTGGACAGATTACAGAGAAGGCAGATGTGTACTCTTTTGGGGTTGTGTTAGTTGAGCTTATCACAGGAAGGAAAGCTATGGACATTAAGCGTCCTAAAGGTCAACAGTGTCTCACCGAATGG gCAAGACCGTTGTTGCAGAAACAAGCCATGAGGGAGCTTCTTGATCCGCGTCTAATGAATTGTTACTCTGAGCAGGAAGTTTACTGTATGGCGCTATGTGCTTACCTCTGCATTCGCCGTGACCCTAACTCAAGGCCACGAATGTCTCAG GTGTTGCGGATGTTAGAAGGAGACGTTGTCATGAGTCCAATATAG
- the LOC106389467 gene encoding 60S ribosomal protein L31-3 — MSEKKGRKEEVVTREYTINLHRRLHSCTFKKKAPKAIKEIRKFAEKAMGTKDVRVDVKLNKQIWSRGIRGPPRRIRVRVARKRNDDEDAKEEFFSLVTVAEIPAEGLSGLGTKVIDEED; from the exons ATGTCTGAGAAAAAGGGAAGGAAAGAGGAAGTGGTGACCAGAGAGTACACCATCAACCTCCACAGACGCCTTCACAGCTG CACCTTTAAGAAGAAGGCACCAAAGGCCATCAAGGAGATCAGGAAGTTTGCAGAGAAAGCCATGGGGACCAAGGACGTTAGGGTAGACGTGAAGTTGAACAAGCAGATATGGAGCAGAGGTATCAGAGGTCCTCCAAGGAGGATTAGAGTCCGTGTTGCACGCAAGAGAAACGACGATGAAGACGCCAAGGAAGAGTTTTTCTCACTTGTCACTGTTGCTGAGATCCCTGCTGAAGGACTCAGTGGACTTGGCACTAAGGTCATCGATGAGGAGGATTGA
- the LOC106418208 gene encoding 40S ribosomal protein S30 — MGKVHGSLARAGKVRGQTPKVAKQDKKKKPRGRAHKRLQHNRRFVTAVVGFGKKRGPNSSEK, encoded by the exons ATGG GGAAAGTTCACGGATCTTTGGCACGTGCCGGTAAGGTGAGAGGACAGACACCAAAGGTAGCGAAGcaagacaagaagaagaaacccagAGGACGTGCCCACAAGCGTCTCCAGCACAACCGCCGTTTCGTTACCGCCG TTGTTGGTTTCGGTAAGAAGAGGGGACCCAACTCTTCTGAGAAGTAG
- the LOC106418217 gene encoding inositol oxygenase 5 has translation MIIPLENPVLVHEDFGKQKKTEELQLDNIIPTSKTSSDDDVFLAPEVNAFGRQFRDYADANNERQKSVEEFYKTQHTNQSLDFVKKMRHEYGKLDKMVMNIWECCELLNEVVDESDPDLDEPQIQHLLQSAEAIRKDYPDEDWLHLTALIHDLGKVLTLPQFGGLPQWAVVGDTFPVGCAFDESNIHHKYFMENPDFNNPNYNTKTGIYSEGCGLENVFMSWGHDDYMYLVAKENGSTLPSAGLFIIRYHSFYPLHKAGGYTHLLNEGDKDNLKWLHVFNKYDLYSKSKVQVDVEKVKPYYMSLIKKYFPEDLRW, from the exons atgaTTATCCCTCTCGAAAACCCTGTTTTGG TGCATGAAGATTTTGGGAAACAAAAGAAGACCGAAGAGTTACAACTGGACAACATAATTCCAACGTCGAAGACATCATCGGACGATGATGTGTTTTTGGCCCCTGAGGTGAACGCATTTGGTCGTCAGTTCAG AGACTACGCGGATGCGAACAACGAGAGGCAGAAGAGCGTCGAGGAGTTCTACAAAACACAGCACACTAACCAAAGTTTAGACTTT GTAAAGAAAATGAGGCACGAGTATGGAAAACTGGACAAGATGGTGATGAACATTTGGGAATGTTGTGAACTTCTTAACGAAGTGGTGGACGAGAGTGATCCTGATCTTGATGAACCACAAATTCAGCATTTGCTTCAATCGGCTGAAGCAATCCGTAAAGACTATCCTGACGAAGATTGGCTCCATCTCACTGCCCTTATCCATG ATCTTGGGAAGGTTCTTACTCTTCCACAATTTGGAGGGCTTCCTCAGTGGGCTGTTGTTG GTGACACATTTCCTGTTGGGTGTGCTTTTGATGAATCTAACATACACCACAAG taTTTTATGGAAAACCCTGATTTTAACAACCCAAATTATAATACCAAAACTGGGATTTATTCTGAAGGATGTGGACTAGAAAATGTTTTCATGTCATGGGGGCATGATGATTACATGTACCTG GTGGCCAAGGAGAACGGAAGCACTTTGCCATCCGCGGGATTGTTTATCATCCGATACCATTCCTTTTACC CATTGCACAAGGCTGGAGGTTACACTCACCTTTTGAACGAGGGAGACAAGGATAATCTCAAATGGCTCCATGTTTTCAa CAAGTACGACTTATACAGCAAGAGCAAAGTTCAGGTAGATGTTGAGAAGGTTAAGCCATACTACATGTCTTTGATCAAGAAG TATTTCCCGGAGGATTTGAGGTGGTGA